The DNA region GTGTTAAACGAGGCCAAATTTGTTCAAATCTATTCTTTAAGTCTACATCTTTCACTGGAACAAATTCTGGTTGTTCGTTATTACCAGAGGAGTTCTCATCAAAGCAATCAATGAAAAACCAACCAATTGGCGTATTCATTTTTATGGCAATATTTACAAGATGTGCGACATTAATTTTATTGGCTCCTCTTTCATAACGTGAAAGTTGTTGCTGGGAAATATCCGCATACTCGGCTAATTGCTGTGCAGTCATGCCAAGTTCTTTTCTGCGCCTCTGGATACGTTGCCCTACCAACTTGTCTGTAGATTCAGATGAAAGCTTCGCCATTTTCCCGCCTCATTTCTAACGTATATGTCTATAAATGACATTTTGCGGGTGTTTTACTCTTGCATGAACATCAATAATGGACTATAAACTGATCTTTACTCCTTTATGGATGCTTTGATCTCAAGGACATCCATTTTTCTTTCTTTCAACCGCCATAAAGGGACTTAACTGAAATTTGTTCTTGCTCCATTAATCTAGCAAGTAACAGTTTTTTCTAATAACCTATCTTAAATGAGTGAAATATGAAAAATTTATCTGTCGCTAAAATGTTAAGTATATCTTTGTTTTTTTCTTGTAACATTGTTTATTCCTCTCCTAATAATATCCATTTACAGGAAACAGTAAGTTCAGTGTCAAATCAGCAAGATGGAGTGACAAATGATGATGTATTAAAACACTTGTCTGAAAAATACAGTAATGAAATCTCAAATTTGGGACTTACAGAAAATCAACTCAACTCTAATATTTATGTTCGCGCAAGTTTGAATGATAACTTTGTATTTTTCTCAAATCTGAAACAGTTTATCTCTGTTTTTTACGACCTTCCAAATCTTCAGTCGGTTAAAGTTGTTAAGTATAATAATTATATAGGTTTCAAAGTAAAACTTGCTGGCCGTCCTTCAGCTGGATTTGCACTCTATCAAGAGGGGAATGAGTTTTTCTTGAAGGGTGTTATAAATGAAAAAGGACTTATTGCGGCTGAGAATATAGAAGAGGAGGGGCTGGTATTTAACTCATATTATTCAGTCGCTTTTGTTGTATTTAATAAGAATGGTGTTAAATATTAATCTTATATATAGATGCAGATATGAAAATTTTGACGGCTCTACCACTGCTGATTTTGTGTTTTTCAGCCAAAGCGAGTGATTTTAAAAAAATAAATGGAACACTCTCTTTGTATCAAAGCAAAAATCACACTACCTTTAGTATTAATTCTTCACTTGGCACTACATCGGGAGTATGTGAAATAGGAGGTGAATTAACACTTATTG from Enterobacter chengduensis includes:
- a CDS encoding helix-turn-helix domain-containing protein, which produces MAKLSSESTDKLVGQRIQRRRKELGMTAQQLAEYADISQQQLSRYERGANKINVAHLVNIAIKMNTPIGWFFIDCFDENSSGNNEQPEFVPVKDVDLKNRFEQIWPRLTHEQRRVLIMFLDEYT